A section of the Rossellomorea marisflavi genome encodes:
- a CDS encoding carbamoyl phosphate synthase small subunit, with amino-acid sequence MQELKILLENGIEFHGTGICGERPYIGEIVFCTGMTGYQEVLTDPSYHGQFVVMTYPLIGNYGINDGDSESNKPKVKGLIVKELCETPSHYQSKMSVSDYLLEEEIPFVTEVDTRELTKVIREEGTMRASIAPLDYPKEVLLKELGRGDGRNSVECVTSQHAYTIPGEGEHVLVLDLGLKKGIMKELTGRGVCLTVVPAFTSIEEIHRLSPDKIILSNGPGDPKDSSYVIQLVKRLIPDYPIFGICLGHQIIALACGADTEKMKFGHRGPNHPVKDHRTNLVKITSQNHNYTVRKESIIKTDLEIIQTALHDGTVEGIMHKTYPVMSVQYHPEGSPGPMDSNELFHSFIERDFKKEQEARGKVHVR; translated from the coding sequence GTGCAAGAGTTAAAGATCCTATTGGAAAATGGAATCGAGTTTCACGGTACAGGCATTTGCGGAGAAAGACCATATATAGGGGAGATTGTATTCTGTACGGGAATGACTGGTTATCAAGAAGTCTTGACGGATCCTTCCTATCATGGTCAATTCGTTGTCATGACCTATCCGTTAATCGGAAATTATGGGATAAATGATGGGGATTCGGAATCAAACAAACCCAAAGTAAAGGGACTGATCGTGAAGGAGTTGTGCGAAACTCCCTCTCATTATCAAAGCAAGATGTCCGTATCAGACTACCTATTGGAGGAAGAAATCCCGTTTGTCACTGAGGTAGATACAAGAGAACTAACCAAAGTGATCAGAGAGGAAGGAACGATGAGGGCAAGTATCGCCCCGTTGGATTATCCGAAGGAAGTATTGCTTAAAGAGTTGGGTCGTGGGGACGGGAGAAATTCGGTCGAATGTGTCACGTCACAGCATGCCTACACGATACCAGGAGAAGGGGAGCATGTGCTGGTACTAGACTTAGGCCTGAAAAAGGGGATTATGAAGGAGCTCACTGGTCGAGGTGTCTGTCTTACGGTGGTCCCTGCATTCACGTCCATTGAAGAGATTCACCGTTTGTCTCCGGATAAAATTATTCTTTCAAATGGACCGGGGGACCCTAAGGACTCCTCATATGTAATTCAACTAGTGAAAAGGTTGATTCCAGACTATCCTATCTTCGGCATTTGTTTAGGTCATCAGATTATCGCCCTAGCGTGTGGTGCGGATACGGAAAAGATGAAGTTTGGCCACAGAGGACCCAATCACCCTGTTAAAGATCATCGAACCAACCTTGTGAAGATTACCTCTCAGAATCACAATTATACTGTTAGGAAAGAAAGTATAATAAAAACGGATTTGGAGATCATCCAGACAGCACTCCATGATGGAACTGTGGAAGGGATCATGCACAAAACGTATCCGGTCATGTCGGTTCAATATCATCCTGAAGGATCTCCTGGGCCGATGGATTCTAATGAGCTCTTTCACTCCTTCATCGAGCGTGATTTTAAAAAGGAACAAGAAGCAAGGGGGAAAGTCCATGTACGGTAA
- the carB gene encoding carbamoyl-phosphate synthase (glutamine-hydrolyzing) large subunit has protein sequence MYGNPKKILVIGSGPIVIGQAAEFDYSGTQACQALKEEGYYVLLVNSNPATIMTDKTTADEIYMEPLTVEYVKTIIIKEKPQALLATLGGQTALNIAYELDQENFLQDHQVTLLGVTAETIRKGEDRLLFKELMLDIHEPVPESRIVTSIKEAKEVASEFDFPLIVRPAYTLGGTGGGICHNLEELESVTGNGLSLSPIGQCLVERSIKGFKEVEMEVMRDSYGQAVIVCHMENLDPVGVHTGDSIVVSPCQTLSDKDYQMLRTSALKIISHLSIVGGCNIQFALHPNTKQYYIIEVNPRVSRSSALASKATGYPIAKIAAKLAVGKGLHEIQNPITKTTYACYEPVLDYAVVKIPVFPSEKFGLEPDQLGTQMKATGEVMAIGRTFEEALMKGIRSVSRKYEQYWLGQVDWEDGNLTRLSSPDHHRIFLIAEAFRRGVSVDTIFEVSEVDRYFLYKIKKIIDVESKIKSQRVDAKLLLKAKKMGLSDYQIALLKGSAEQDIYKKRIASQMLPVYKMVDTCAGEFESYTPYYYSTYEQFNDASPSHKEKIVILGSGPIQVGQGIEFDYATVHAIQAVKDNGFESIIINNNPETVSTDFSISDKLYFEPLTVEDVMNIIDFEQPMGVLVQFGGQLAINLAKQLKDRGVNVLGTSVESIEIGENRGELVCALEELNILHPNGETVLTINRAREVVSDLGYPLIVRPSYVIGGSDMEVITYHGELESYLSRYDFAKGNPLHIDQYIEGIELELDAICDGEKAVIPAVLEHIEQSGVHSGDSMAIYPPRKLGKKVLDELTVLTNKLTRFLKIKGLVNIQAVYSNQQIYLIEINLRSSRTLPFISKISDLNMAALATNCQLGYSLSSDDRSKNERPRDDVFYVKAPVFSFSKMTAIDPILTPEMKSTGEVIGYDKQFDLAVLKSFQAAGLSLGIGEEQALILVDFINDHLEQLLERLSCHTSEFLFVEGEKKGTGHLNQNIKTISLSEDILSELIRKMKQKSIGIVIDLRRGKSKWEKELRKNAVQHNIPLFTNVDTLSLFVTSLETKDRMQDQKLGVHPFYEKENVRLR, from the coding sequence ATGTACGGTAACCCAAAAAAGATACTGGTGATTGGATCAGGTCCAATTGTAATAGGTCAGGCTGCAGAGTTTGATTACTCTGGAACTCAAGCATGCCAAGCATTGAAGGAAGAAGGGTATTACGTCCTTCTAGTTAACTCCAATCCTGCCACCATCATGACAGACAAGACTACCGCTGATGAGATCTATATGGAACCCTTAACAGTAGAGTATGTAAAGACTATTATTATAAAAGAAAAGCCTCAAGCACTATTGGCCACCCTAGGAGGACAAACGGCACTGAATATCGCCTATGAACTTGATCAGGAGAACTTTCTGCAAGATCATCAGGTCACTCTTTTAGGTGTAACAGCGGAGACAATTCGGAAAGGGGAAGACAGATTACTATTTAAAGAGTTGATGCTAGATATTCATGAGCCCGTTCCTGAAAGTCGAATCGTCACGTCCATCAAAGAAGCTAAGGAAGTGGCAAGTGAATTTGATTTTCCGCTCATCGTGAGACCGGCTTACACATTAGGGGGAACGGGTGGAGGTATATGTCATAACCTCGAAGAGCTGGAGTCGGTTACTGGCAACGGTCTTTCTTTATCTCCAATTGGTCAATGTTTAGTTGAAAGAAGCATTAAAGGGTTCAAAGAAGTTGAAATGGAAGTGATGCGGGATAGCTATGGGCAAGCGGTCATTGTATGCCACATGGAAAACCTGGATCCTGTCGGTGTTCATACCGGTGATTCCATCGTCGTATCACCCTGTCAGACATTGAGCGATAAGGACTATCAGATGCTCCGTACTTCCGCCCTTAAAATCATCAGCCATCTATCCATCGTTGGAGGATGTAATATTCAATTCGCACTTCATCCTAATACCAAACAATATTACATTATTGAAGTAAATCCAAGGGTGAGCCGTTCATCCGCATTGGCCTCTAAGGCAACAGGCTACCCGATTGCCAAGATTGCTGCCAAACTGGCAGTAGGAAAAGGTCTGCATGAAATCCAAAACCCCATTACTAAAACTACATATGCTTGCTACGAGCCTGTATTGGATTATGCCGTTGTGAAAATTCCTGTCTTTCCTTCAGAAAAATTCGGACTTGAGCCTGATCAGCTTGGAACACAAATGAAGGCAACTGGAGAAGTGATGGCCATCGGGCGAACGTTCGAAGAAGCCTTGATGAAAGGAATTCGGTCAGTCAGTCGGAAATATGAGCAATATTGGTTGGGACAAGTTGATTGGGAGGATGGGAATCTCACTAGACTGAGCTCCCCTGATCACCATCGCATCTTTTTGATTGCAGAAGCGTTTAGAAGAGGCGTGTCGGTTGATACCATCTTTGAAGTATCAGAAGTGGATCGGTATTTTTTGTATAAGATCAAGAAAATCATAGATGTAGAGAGTAAGATTAAAAGTCAACGTGTAGACGCTAAACTTTTACTTAAGGCTAAGAAAATGGGATTATCTGATTATCAGATTGCTTTACTCAAAGGCAGTGCAGAGCAAGATATCTATAAAAAAAGAATAGCGTCACAAATGCTTCCAGTATATAAAATGGTCGACACGTGTGCAGGAGAATTCGAATCTTATACGCCATATTACTACAGTACCTATGAGCAGTTCAACGATGCCTCTCCATCTCATAAAGAAAAAATAGTCATCTTAGGATCTGGCCCCATTCAAGTAGGACAGGGAATAGAATTCGATTATGCAACTGTCCATGCGATCCAAGCGGTTAAGGATAACGGATTTGAATCAATTATTATCAACAATAATCCAGAAACGGTTTCCACCGATTTCAGTATTTCAGATAAACTTTATTTTGAACCCCTGACGGTAGAGGATGTCATGAATATCATTGATTTTGAACAACCTATGGGCGTACTCGTACAATTCGGTGGTCAGTTGGCCATTAATCTTGCCAAGCAGTTGAAGGATAGGGGGGTAAACGTTCTTGGGACTTCGGTTGAATCCATCGAGATAGGTGAGAACCGTGGTGAACTTGTTTGTGCATTAGAGGAGTTGAATATCCTTCATCCTAATGGTGAAACAGTGTTGACTATCAATCGTGCCCGTGAAGTAGTATCTGATCTAGGTTATCCGCTCATCGTGCGTCCTTCTTACGTAATTGGTGGCAGTGATATGGAGGTCATCACATATCATGGAGAGTTAGAGTCGTACCTATCACGATATGACTTTGCGAAGGGGAACCCGCTCCATATCGACCAGTACATCGAAGGGATTGAACTGGAATTAGATGCGATTTGTGATGGTGAGAAAGCAGTCATACCAGCAGTTTTGGAGCATATTGAACAATCCGGGGTTCACTCCGGTGATTCGATGGCAATCTATCCACCTCGAAAGCTCGGAAAGAAAGTCCTTGATGAACTAACCGTGTTGACAAACAAGCTCACACGATTTTTGAAGATCAAAGGATTAGTTAATATTCAAGCGGTGTATTCCAACCAACAAATCTACTTAATCGAGATAAATCTACGCTCAAGTAGAACATTGCCATTTATTAGTAAGATCTCAGATCTTAACATGGCTGCCCTCGCTACCAATTGTCAGTTGGGATACTCGCTTTCATCAGATGATAGGTCGAAGAATGAAAGACCAAGGGATGATGTATTCTATGTGAAGGCGCCGGTCTTCTCTTTCTCCAAAATGACAGCTATTGATCCCATTCTTACACCCGAAATGAAGTCTACTGGAGAAGTAATTGGATATGACAAACAATTCGACCTAGCGGTATTAAAGTCTTTTCAAGCAGCTGGGCTGAGCTTGGGAATTGGAGAAGAACAGGCTTTAATTCTAGTAGATTTCATCAATGACCATCTTGAACAGCTTCTTGAAAGATTGTCTTGCCACACCTCAGAGTTCCTCTTTGTTGAGGGTGAGAAAAAAGGTACGGGTCATTTAAATCAAAACATAAAAACAATCAGTTTATCTGAAGATATCTTATCTGAATTAATCAGGAAAATGAAACAAAAATCGATAGGGATCGTGATCGATTTGCGAAGAGGTAAGAGTAAGTGGGAGAAGGAGCTGAGAAAGAATGCTGTTCAACACAATATTCCACTATTTACAAATGTAGATACCCTTTCCTTATTTGTTACTTCTTTAGAAACAAAGGATAGAATGCAGGATCAAAAGCTTGGCGTACATCCTTTTTATGAAAAGGAAAATGTACGATTGAGGTAG
- a CDS encoding VOC family protein — protein MIKGLYEAHLPVRSVDRSIAFYEGLGLELSHRAGDGLAFMGIEKERSWLGLWETDCVELAYHPSIRHIAFHVSLEELKQSVPWLIERGCTPRKAFGFEPVEPFIMAHNGMAHAKIHFPDPDGNSLELICPLENPGDANGMMYLSEWIAEN, from the coding sequence ATGATCAAAGGATTATACGAAGCCCATCTTCCCGTAAGGAGCGTAGATCGTTCCATCGCATTCTACGAGGGGCTGGGTTTGGAGCTCTCCCACCGCGCAGGGGACGGGCTTGCGTTCATGGGGATTGAGAAAGAAAGAAGCTGGCTCGGGCTATGGGAAACGGATTGTGTGGAACTCGCGTATCACCCTTCCATCCGGCATATCGCCTTCCACGTTTCACTGGAAGAATTGAAGCAGTCCGTCCCCTGGCTGATCGAGCGCGGCTGCACACCCCGCAAAGCATTCGGATTCGAACCCGTGGAACCGTTCATCATGGCACATAACGGGATGGCCCACGCAAAAATCCACTTCCCCGATCCCGACGGCAACAGCCTGGAGCTGATCTGCCCCCTTGAAAATCCGGGAGATGCGAACGGGATGATGTATTTGAGTGAGTGGATAGCAGAGAACTAA
- a CDS encoding YybH family protein, with product MKNGAAKDVLEVYKTAVYEQDVEKFLSIHAEDVHIYDCWGNWECRGISEWRKNVIEWFTGLREEGEILKVLFNEIKVEESNTVAFVHCEVVFAAYTKESEEKLRQIANRFTFGLKKIEGSWVIAHQHSSLPIDMNTGKGMFHLR from the coding sequence ATGAAGAATGGTGCCGCAAAAGATGTTCTTGAAGTATACAAAACGGCCGTTTACGAACAGGATGTGGAGAAATTCTTATCTATCCATGCCGAGGATGTTCACATTTATGATTGTTGGGGCAACTGGGAATGCAGAGGGATCTCAGAGTGGAGAAAGAATGTGATCGAATGGTTTACAGGTTTGAGAGAAGAAGGAGAGATCCTCAAAGTCCTATTTAACGAAATAAAGGTAGAGGAAAGCAATACAGTCGCTTTTGTTCATTGTGAAGTGGTGTTTGCTGCGTATACGAAAGAATCGGAAGAAAAACTTCGACAGATCGCGAACCGGTTTACATTCGGTCTCAAAAAGATTGAGGGGTCTTGGGTCATCGCCCATCAACATTCTTCGTTGCCGATCGATATGAACACGGGAAAAGGAATGTTCCACCTGAGATGA
- a CDS encoding YolD-like family protein, producing MIRDRGKIKWTSLMLPEHVKELRDIWEVFERDQKPEVDIFAMTEMEERIRYAMEYHLPLRMKIWNELKGKCEMTTGTVHYLNERDRKLILECGDEGFVKVRVEDLISVDVVE from the coding sequence ATGATAAGAGACAGAGGGAAAATCAAATGGACGTCGCTCATGCTCCCGGAGCACGTCAAGGAACTGAGGGATATTTGGGAGGTTTTCGAGCGCGATCAGAAGCCTGAAGTCGACATCTTTGCCATGACGGAGATGGAGGAACGGATCCGCTACGCCATGGAGTACCACCTTCCCCTACGTATGAAAATCTGGAATGAATTGAAGGGGAAATGTGAAATGACGACGGGGACGGTTCATTATCTCAATGAGCGGGACCGGAAGCTGATACTTGAGTGCGGAGATGAAGGATTCGTCAAGGTGCGGGTGGAGGATCTGATTTCGGTGGATGTAGTGGAATAA
- a CDS encoding GNAT family N-acetyltransferase, with translation MIKQIDHPQAWELRHTVMWPDRPYDYIKVEGDESALHYGLFHEGDLKSVISLFIEERECQFRKFATLDEEQGKGYGSRLLDYVLEELKAMGIRRIWCNARIEKAGFYTRFGLRETDRRFTKGGKTYVIMEMTHASKEG, from the coding sequence ATGATTAAACAAATCGATCACCCGCAAGCCTGGGAGCTCCGCCACACCGTCATGTGGCCGGACCGACCCTATGACTATATCAAGGTGGAGGGCGATGAATCGGCCCTGCACTACGGACTCTTTCATGAAGGTGACCTGAAGTCCGTCATCTCCCTCTTCATCGAGGAAAGGGAGTGTCAGTTCAGGAAGTTTGCCACCCTTGATGAAGAGCAGGGAAAGGGCTACGGGAGCCGACTGCTTGACTATGTACTCGAAGAACTAAAAGCCATGGGCATCCGCCGGATCTGGTGCAACGCACGCATCGAGAAAGCCGGCTTCTATACCCGGTTCGGTCTTCGTGAAACCGACCGCCGCTTCACCAAAGGCGGCAAGACGTATGTGATCATGGAAATGACACATGCGTCAAAGGAGGGGTAG
- a CDS encoding histidine phosphatase family protein codes for MEITFIRHGQGEHTLSLPESFQLEDPSLTEAGREQARSLSSVFDVTKDDLVVASPTRRTLQTASLIAGESGCRRVVHPLVSPRMFPQKQGAMTLPCDRMLDQETIGTEFPGFELGSGMDRNMWTSGINVLPHDEFAECADVFLRWAEDQGAHHVYVVSHDGTITAYRERLRRETLSRADFLNDAGWIREQYGQ; via the coding sequence ATGGAGATCACATTCATCCGACATGGGCAGGGGGAGCATACGCTGAGCCTGCCGGAAAGCTTTCAGTTGGAGGACCCGTCATTGACGGAAGCGGGGAGAGAGCAGGCGAGAAGCCTTTCGTCCGTTTTCGATGTCACGAAGGATGATCTAGTGGTGGCGAGCCCTACGCGAAGGACCTTGCAAACGGCCTCCTTGATTGCCGGTGAATCGGGGTGCAGGCGGGTCGTGCATCCGTTGGTGTCCCCGAGGATGTTCCCGCAGAAGCAGGGGGCAATGACCCTTCCATGTGACCGGATGCTCGACCAGGAGACAATTGGAACCGAATTTCCTGGGTTTGAGTTGGGATCAGGGATGGACCGAAACATGTGGACGTCAGGTATCAATGTCTTGCCCCATGACGAGTTTGCAGAATGCGCAGATGTCTTTTTACGGTGGGCTGAGGATCAGGGCGCCCATCACGTGTACGTGGTATCCCATGACGGGACAATCACAGCGTACCGGGAGCGATTGAGAAGAGAAACGCTATCCAGAGCCGACTTCTTAAATGATGCGGGCTGGATCAGGGAGCAGTATGGACAGTGA
- a CDS encoding metal-dependent hydrolase: MKISYHGHSVVKFETNGKTILVDPFINGNEYTDLNADDVKADVIILTHGHNDHVGDTVAIAKRNDSLVIAPNELANYLGLQGLNTHPMSIGGAREFDFGKVKFTQAFHSSSYTTEDNEIIYTGMPAGFLLMAEGKTIYHAGDTGLFSDMKLIGERHPIDLAFLPIGDNFTMGPEDAALAAKFLKAKEVVPVHYDTFPPIKQDPHKFVEMLEDSKGRVMKAGDTIDL; this comes from the coding sequence ATGAAGATCTCATATCATGGCCACTCAGTGGTGAAATTCGAAACCAACGGAAAAACGATCCTTGTTGATCCGTTCATCAACGGGAATGAATATACCGATCTAAATGCAGATGACGTCAAAGCTGATGTGATCATCCTGACCCACGGACATAACGACCACGTGGGTGATACTGTCGCCATCGCGAAAAGGAATGACTCCTTGGTGATTGCACCGAACGAGCTGGCGAACTATCTTGGCCTTCAGGGCCTCAATACTCATCCGATGTCAATCGGCGGAGCGCGAGAGTTCGACTTCGGTAAGGTGAAATTCACCCAGGCATTCCATAGCTCAAGCTATACAACAGAAGATAACGAAATCATCTATACCGGCATGCCGGCAGGCTTCCTCTTGATGGCTGAAGGGAAGACGATTTACCACGCAGGAGATACAGGTTTGTTTTCCGACATGAAGCTGATCGGTGAACGCCATCCGATCGACCTTGCTTTCCTTCCAATCGGGGATAATTTCACGATGGGACCAGAGGATGCAGCACTTGCCGCTAAGTTCTTGAAAGCGAAGGAAGTCGTTCCTGTCCATTACGATACATTCCCGCCGATCAAGCAGGATCCGCATAAATTCGTCGAGATGCTTGAAGACAGCAAAGGCCGCGTCATGAAAGCAGGAGACACCATCGATCTATAA
- a CDS encoding GNAT family N-acetyltransferase, with translation MEFRKNVRENQNLRDSFNQLAEDTFGIHFGQWHARGYWTEKYVPFSYIEGDRVIANVSVNLIDFTIAGEEKKAIQIGTVMTHPDYRNRCLSTDLLKSVLAEYRDQVDFFYLFANQNVLEFYPKFGFQAQQEMLFSMVPGTVGKVNARKLDMEEDEDRDLVYGIARDRLPVSTRFGTRNTGELFMFYALYAFPDNLYYLEEEDAVVMFQRDGERLDLFDVACRETVDVRKIAEKLADDDTRQIVFHFTPEETEEMQADVFHGDDVLFVLPIKSGVGIPDGVKHPLTAQA, from the coding sequence GTGGAATTTAGAAAGAACGTTCGGGAGAATCAGAACTTACGTGACAGCTTCAACCAGCTTGCAGAGGACACATTCGGCATCCATTTTGGACAGTGGCATGCCAGGGGATATTGGACAGAGAAGTACGTGCCATTTTCCTATATCGAAGGAGACCGGGTCATTGCCAACGTGTCCGTGAACCTGATCGACTTTACCATAGCAGGAGAAGAAAAGAAGGCGATCCAGATCGGGACCGTCATGACCCATCCCGACTACCGGAATCGCTGTTTATCGACGGATCTCCTGAAGAGCGTGCTGGCGGAATACCGGGATCAGGTCGACTTCTTCTATCTGTTTGCCAATCAAAATGTACTGGAGTTTTACCCGAAGTTCGGATTCCAGGCGCAGCAAGAAATGCTGTTCAGCATGGTGCCAGGCACCGTCGGTAAAGTGAACGCAAGGAAGCTTGATATGGAGGAGGACGAAGACCGCGATCTTGTATACGGGATCGCCAGGGACAGGCTGCCGGTATCCACTCGCTTCGGGACGAGAAACACGGGTGAGCTGTTCATGTTCTATGCTCTCTATGCCTTCCCGGATAACCTTTATTATCTCGAGGAAGAAGACGCGGTGGTGATGTTCCAGCGTGACGGGGAGAGGCTTGATCTGTTTGATGTCGCATGCCGCGAAACCGTGGATGTCAGAAAGATTGCCGAAAAGCTTGCAGACGATGATACACGGCAGATCGTCTTCCATTTCACACCGGAGGAGACGGAAGAGATGCAGGCAGATGTATTCCACGGGGATGACGTGCTGTTCGTCCTGCCCATTAAGAGCGGGGTAGGGATTCCTGACGGGGTGAAGCATCCGTTGACGGCGCAGGCTTGA
- a CDS encoding phosphatase translates to MKKLATGLVLILSSAILYGSTLITAAIYSTVLSKEGFGWDSRYGVFGTAFRRIGTVPLVFSILLAVVGIGFTGYSFYQKKKS, encoded by the coding sequence ATGAAGAAACTTGCGACAGGGTTGGTCCTGATCTTATCCAGTGCCATTTTATATGGATCGACGTTGATTACCGCAGCGATTTATTCCACGGTTCTAAGCAAAGAAGGGTTTGGTTGGGATTCGCGCTACGGTGTGTTCGGGACGGCGTTTCGGAGGATCGGAACCGTTCCGTTAGTCTTTTCGATACTCTTGGCTGTGGTGGGGATTGGATTCACAGGCTATTCGTTTTATCAGAAAAAGAAATCATAA
- a CDS encoding MFS transporter, with the protein MKFNKKKINVVSIEKAKKSVFATGVGNAMEWFDFGLYSYLAVIISQNFFSPVQNDELKLIFTFGTFAIAFLMRPLGGVIFGRIGDRLGRKVVLTTTIILMACSTLLIGLLPTYDQIGVWAPILLLVARIIQGFSTGGEYAGAMVYIAESSPDNKRNILASGLEIGTLTGYILASLLASILFITLSDDQMSSWGWRIPFLLGLPLGLVGLYLRKSLEESPIFENELANENEDEKKESFVSIFKNHKKDIIVCFVAVAFFNITNYMLLSYMPSYLDEIVGLSSTTGTVLITGVMVIMIPLALMFGKLSDKIGNKATILIGLGGLSLLSAFAFYLVNLNGLLFVSLGILILGILLASYEGTMPGTLPSMFFSDVRYRTLSVTFNVSVSIFGGTTPLVATWLVHQTGNNLAPAWYLTIVSVIGFFIILFMFTSTSGKSLKGSYPTVATKSEYQEAVENPEDSLWWKAEQDDKK; encoded by the coding sequence ATGAAATTCAATAAGAAGAAAATCAACGTTGTTAGTATTGAAAAGGCCAAGAAGAGTGTATTCGCAACGGGTGTAGGGAATGCAATGGAATGGTTCGATTTTGGTTTGTATTCATATTTAGCCGTTATCATCAGTCAGAATTTTTTCAGTCCTGTCCAAAATGATGAACTGAAGCTGATCTTCACGTTCGGAACGTTCGCCATTGCCTTTTTAATGCGACCGCTTGGCGGGGTTATTTTCGGCAGGATCGGTGATCGGTTAGGGAGGAAGGTCGTATTAACAACAACGATCATCTTGATGGCTTGTTCGACCTTACTGATCGGATTGCTTCCTACTTATGATCAGATCGGGGTATGGGCTCCGATATTGCTCCTTGTTGCCAGGATCATTCAAGGGTTCTCAACGGGCGGTGAGTATGCCGGAGCCATGGTGTATATTGCAGAATCGTCTCCGGATAATAAACGGAATATCCTCGCAAGTGGGTTGGAAATCGGAACCCTTACCGGCTATATCTTGGCCTCTCTCCTCGCGAGTATCCTTTTCATCACGCTATCTGACGATCAAATGAGTTCATGGGGATGGAGAATCCCATTCTTGCTTGGTTTGCCGTTAGGCCTTGTAGGGTTGTACTTGAGGAAGAGCTTGGAGGAATCACCGATTTTCGAAAACGAACTTGCCAATGAAAATGAGGATGAGAAAAAAGAAAGTTTTGTGTCGATCTTCAAGAATCATAAAAAGGACATTATCGTTTGTTTCGTTGCAGTAGCGTTCTTTAACATAACAAATTATATGCTGTTATCGTATATGCCTTCTTATCTAGATGAAATCGTCGGATTGTCCAGCACGACGGGAACGGTCCTGATCACAGGTGTCATGGTCATCATGATTCCACTGGCCCTCATGTTCGGGAAACTGAGCGATAAGATCGGCAACAAAGCGACCATCTTGATTGGGTTGGGTGGTCTGTCGCTCCTGTCTGCTTTTGCTTTTTACTTAGTCAATCTCAATGGTCTGCTCTTCGTGTCACTGGGCATTTTGATCTTAGGTATCCTACTGGCGAGCTATGAAGGAACCATGCCTGGAACGTTGCCATCCATGTTCTTCAGTGATGTACGCTATCGCACCTTATCCGTCACATTCAATGTCTCGGTCTCCATCTTTGGTGGGACGACCCCTTTGGTTGCCACATGGCTTGTACACCAAACAGGGAACAACTTGGCACCTGCATGGTATCTGACCATTGTCAGCGTCATCGGTTTCTTCATCATCTTGTTCATGTTCACGAGTACGTCCGGTAAGTCCCTCAAAGGATCGTATCCGACTGTTGCGACTAAATCCGAGTACCAAGAAGCCGTGGAGAATCCTGAAGACTCCCTTTGGTGGAAGGCAGAGCAGGATGATAAAAAATAA
- a CDS encoding class I SAM-dependent methyltransferase, which produces MMSALQFVKEYVKQPRTVGAVMPSSKVLARQMVEAIEFDRVESIAEFGPGTGVFTEEILRRKRDGTMLLVIEENREFFELLYERYSKRDDVVVIHGSAEDVREHMQKYGMSRLDAIVSGLPFASLPNDVSHAILRVTNQVLAPGGVFVTFQYSMMKKALFERYFAGMEWQRVWWNVPPAYVLAARPMK; this is translated from the coding sequence ATGATGAGTGCGCTGCAGTTTGTGAAGGAATATGTGAAACAGCCGAGGACGGTGGGGGCGGTGATGCCGAGTTCGAAGGTGCTTGCCCGTCAGATGGTGGAGGCGATTGAGTTCGACAGAGTGGAGAGCATTGCGGAGTTCGGGCCGGGTACGGGTGTCTTCACGGAAGAGATCCTGCGGAGGAAACGGGACGGGACCATGCTGCTGGTGATTGAGGAGAATCGAGAATTTTTTGAGCTTCTCTATGAACGGTACAGCAAGCGGGACGATGTGGTGGTGATCCACGGTTCGGCAGAGGATGTGCGGGAGCATATGCAGAAGTACGGGATGAGCCGATTGGATGCGATTGTGTCGGGGCTTCCGTTCGCAAGCTTGCCAAATGACGTGTCACACGCTATTTTAAGAGTAACCAATCAGGTCCTCGCGCCTGGAGGCGTGTTCGTCACGTTCCAGTATTCCATGATGAAAAAGGCGCTGTTCGAGCGATACTTCGCAGGGATGGAATGGCAGCGGGTGTGGTGGAACGTACCTCCTGCCTATGTGCTTGCCGCGAGACCGATGAAATGA